The window GTCCCAGCCGAACCGGAACTGGCACTGCCTGGCCACCGCGCTCTCCGTCTTCGAGGAACCCCGCACCGTCTACTGGGACCTGGTCGACGGCGAACGCAAGTACGCCGCGACGGCACCGGCCGCCGCCCGACACAAGGAGCGGGCTGTATGAACACCCCACCGATCTACCTCGACCACCAGGCCACCACTCCACTCGACGAGCGCGTTCTCGAGGCAATGCTGCCGTTCTTCACCCATGAGTACGGCAACCCCTCCAGCCCGCACGCCTGCGGACGCACCGCCGCGAGGGCGATCCGCACCGCCCGCCAGCAGGTCGCCGACCTGGTCGGCGCCAAGAACCCACTGGAGCTCGTCTTCACCTCCGGCGCCACCGAGGCCAATCACCTCGCGATCCTCGGCGCCGCCCTGGCCGCCCGCCCGCACGGCGGCCACATCGTCACCACTGCGATCGAGCACAAGGCCGTCCTCGCCGCCTGCCAGCAGCTCGTCGATCACCACGGCTACACCCTCACCCGCGTCAGCGTCGACCGGCACGGCCGAGCCCACCCCGCCGACATCGCCGCCGCCCTCACCCCGAACACTGTGCTGGTCTCCGTGATGCACGCCAACAACGAGATCGGCACCCTGCAACGGCTCGCAGCCATCGCCGAGATCACCGCCCCGCGCGGCATTGTCCTGCACACCGACGCCGCCCAGAGCACCGGCTACGGACTCCTCGACGTCGCCGAACTCGGCGTCGACCTCGCTTCCCTGTCCGCCCACAAACTCCACGGCCCCAAAGGCATCGGCGCCCTTTACATCCGCGGCGGCCTCCGCATCACCGCACAGCAGACTGGCGGCGGACAAGAACGCGGCCTGCGGGCCGGCACCCCCAACGTCCCCGCGATCGTCGGCTTCGGCGCCGCCGCCCACCTCATCACCACGGACGCGGTCCCGCCCCCGACCCGCATCCGGGCCCTGCGTGACCGGCTCCAGGACCGCCTCCTGGCCACGCTCCCCGGCGCCACCGTCAACGGCCATCCGCACCGGCGACTGCCAGGAAACCTCAGCCTCACTCTCCCCGGCATCGAAGCCACCGACCTCCTCGACCGCCTCCCCGGCATCGCCGCATCCACCGGCTCGGCCTGCAACACCGGAAGCGGCGAACCCTCCCACGTTCTCACCGCGATCGGACTCACCCGCAACCAGGCCCGAGCCACCCTCCGGCTCAGCATCGGCCGCACCACCACCGACACCGACATCGACCAAGCCGCCCACCTCATCACCCGCACCGCACACACACTGATGCCGACGCCCGCCAACGCGGCCTAACACTGCAACAGTGCGTTGCCGTGACGGCCGCGTTCGGCCGACAAGGATTACCGACGGGCCAAGTGGAACCTCGCAGGCACAGACGGACCAGAGGTCTTCCAGTACGACCTCGCGTGGCCACGTCCGTACATTGCCGGATTACTCAGACGGGTGGGCTGCCGTCGGGGTGGTGGTGGATCCAGGAGAGGCCGCCCAGGTCGAGGCGCTGGCGGGTGCGGGTGACCGCTACGTAGGCCAGGCGGGCTTCGGCGTCGTCGATGGGGTCGGGGGGTCTCGTGGTGCTTGTCTGTTCGTCGGTCGTGCTGTCGTTGGGTCGGGCGAAGTCGTCTGCGATGAGCACGCGGGGCCATTCGCGTCCTTTGGCCTTGTGGGCGGTGGAGACGGTGACCTGGGCGTGCTGTTCGGGTGTGAGGTGGGCGAGGGCGGTGAGGATGGCGTCGGGGCCGTGGGTGTCGACGAGGTTGACTAGGGGTTGCAGGTCGCGGCCGGCGGGGTCGTGGGCGGCGTAGTCCTGCAGGTCGCCCCAGCTGGGGAAGAGGAGCAGTTCGGGGTGGTGGGTGCGGTGGCCGTCTTTCAGGTCTCGGGCGGCGAGGGCCAGGGCCTGCAGGCTGTCGCCTCCGCCGGCGAGGGCGACCTGGTGTCCGGTGGCCATGAGGGTCATGACGTGGGCCATGGCGCCCATGTTGGTGCGGCACAGTACGGCGTCCGGCCGGGTGACGGGGCCGAGTTCGGTGGGCACCGCCGGGGTGCCGGTCAGGCGGATGGGGGCGTCGGCCAGGCGTAGCCAGCGGTTGGCTTCCGCGGCGAGGTCGGGGCCGAAGCGGAAGGACTGGGACAGGGTCAGGTGGGTGCCGTCGAAGCCGGTCATGATGTCTTTGGCGCCGCGCCAGTGGTAGATGGCCTGGGCGGAGTCGCCGACCATGACCAGTTGGGTGTGGTCGCGCTGGTTGAGGAAGATCTGTTCGACGACGGGGTT of the Streptomyces sp. NBC_01788 genome contains:
- a CDS encoding cysteine desulfurase family protein, yielding MNTPPIYLDHQATTPLDERVLEAMLPFFTHEYGNPSSPHACGRTAARAIRTARQQVADLVGAKNPLELVFTSGATEANHLAILGAALAARPHGGHIVTTAIEHKAVLAACQQLVDHHGYTLTRVSVDRHGRAHPADIAAALTPNTVLVSVMHANNEIGTLQRLAAIAEITAPRGIVLHTDAAQSTGYGLLDVAELGVDLASLSAHKLHGPKGIGALYIRGGLRITAQQTGGGQERGLRAGTPNVPAIVGFGAAAHLITTDAVPPPTRIRALRDRLQDRLLATLPGATVNGHPHRRLPGNLSLTLPGIEATDLLDRLPGIAASTGSACNTGSGEPSHVLTAIGLTRNQARATLRLSIGRTTTDTDIDQAAHLITRTAHTLMPTPANAA
- a CDS encoding UvrD-helicase domain-containing protein, with protein sequence MNPTDEQAAAADAFHSGDHLALQAGAGTGKTTTLALLAHATTRRGRYLAYNRAIAQDARTRFPDTVQCKTAHALAYAAVGRRYTRRLNAPRRPAWQTGQALGITKHLHLGERQVTQKALSNATLRTVARFCHTGDETITPHHVPPLRGLEDPDLHAQLAAHIVPFARKAWTDLQHPDDGAVRFDHDHYLKIWALTRPRIDADFLLLDEAQDTNPVVEQIFLNQRDHTQLVMVGDSAQAIYHWRGAKDIMTGFDGTHLTLSQSFRFGPDLAAEANRWLRLADAPIRLTGTPAVPTELGPVTRPDAVLCRTNMGAMAHVMTLMATGHQVALAGGGDSLQALALAARDLKDGHRTHHPELLLFPSWGDLQDYAAHDPAGRDLQPLVNLVDTHGPDAILTALAHLTPEQHAQVTVSTAHKAKGREWPRVLIADDFARPNDSTTDEQTSTTRPPDPIDDAEARLAYVAVTRTRQRLDLGGLSWIHHHPDGSPPV